One segment of Candidatus Arsenophonus lipoptenae DNA contains the following:
- the purB gene encoding adenylosuccinate lyase, producing MKLSSLTAISPIDGRYSDKVNMLTPIFSEFGLLKYRIQIEIKWLQKLAECNKIKEIPMFTDKAKIYLDNIIKNFDENDAIRIKQIEKTTVHDVKAIELFLKEKMTAIPELEKVKEFIHFACTSEDINNLAYALILKNATDKIIIIQWKKIINNIKNMAYLYRKLPLLSRTHGQPATPTTIGKEFANVVYRMTRQYQQLQKIEILGKINGAVGNYNAHMAAYPNINWHLFSKEFVTSLNIKWNPFTTQIEPHDYIAELLNCISRFNTILIDFNQDIWGYIALNHFKQKTIEDEIGSSTMPYKVNPIDFENSEANLGLANALFNHLVNKLPISRWQRDLTDSTVLRNLGVGFAYSLIAYKAMLKGLTKLEVNKQNLKSELDANWIVITEAIQTIMRKYRIKNAYEKLKTLTRGKYLTKDDIKCFIDDLELPEAEKIFLKNIKPDKYIGYSINLVNSLRDLNNKIYK from the coding sequence ATGAAATTATCTTCACTGACTGCTATATCTCCTATTGATGGGCGCTACAGTGATAAAGTTAATATGTTAACTCCTATTTTTAGTGAATTTGGCTTATTAAAATATCGCATACAAATAGAAATTAAATGGTTACAAAAGTTAGCAGAATGTAATAAAATTAAAGAGATACCTATGTTTACTGATAAAGCAAAGATTTATCTTGATAATATTATAAAAAACTTTGATGAAAATGATGCAATAAGAATTAAACAAATTGAAAAAACTACTGTTCATGACGTAAAAGCGATTGAATTATTTTTAAAAGAAAAAATGACAGCTATACCAGAATTAGAAAAAGTAAAAGAATTTATTCATTTCGCTTGTACATCTGAAGATATTAATAATCTTGCATATGCTTTAATATTAAAAAATGCTACCGATAAAATAATCATTATTCAATGGAAAAAAATCATTAATAATATAAAAAATATGGCATATCTTTATCGTAAATTACCATTGTTATCAAGAACCCATGGTCAACCTGCCACACCAACTACTATCGGTAAAGAATTTGCTAATGTTGTTTATCGTATGACTAGACAATATCAACAACTTCAAAAAATTGAAATTCTAGGCAAAATAAATGGTGCGGTAGGTAATTACAATGCTCATATGGCTGCCTACCCTAATATAAATTGGCACCTTTTTAGCAAAGAATTTGTAACTTCATTAAATATTAAATGGAATCCATTTACAACTCAAATAGAACCTCATGACTACATAGCTGAACTCTTAAATTGTATTTCTCGGTTTAATACTATTTTAATAGACTTTAATCAAGATATATGGGGTTATATTGCATTAAATCATTTTAAACAAAAAACAATTGAAGATGAAATTGGTTCATCAACCATGCCATATAAAGTAAATCCTATTGATTTTGAAAATTCAGAAGCTAATCTAGGATTAGCAAATGCTTTATTCAATCATCTAGTAAATAAATTACCAATATCACGTTGGCAACGTGATCTAACTGATTCCACAGTATTACGTAATCTAGGGGTTGGATTTGCTTATTCTCTAATTGCTTATAAAGCTATGTTAAAAGGGTTAACTAAATTAGAAGTTAATAAGCAAAATTTAAAATCTGAATTAGATGCTAATTGGATCGTCATTACTGAAGCTATTCAAACTATTATGCGTAAATATAGAATTAAAAATGCATATGAAAAACTCAAGACTTTAACTCGTGGGAAATACCTTACAAAGGATGATATTAAATGTTTTATTGATGATTTAGAATTACCTGAAGCAGAAAAAATTTTTCTAAAAAATATTAAGCCAGATAAATATATTGGCTATTCAATAAATTTGGTTAACTCTTTAAGAGACCTCAATAATAAAATTTATAAATGA
- the ychF gene encoding redox-regulated ATPase YchF, with translation MSFKFGIVGMPNVGKSTIFNALTKRAVEVANFPFCTIKANTGMVKVPDPRINQLVKIVKPQRILPATIEFIDIAGLVKGASTGAGLGNQFLNNIRETEAIIHVIRCFDNNNIIHIHGKIDPISDIDTINTELILSDLDTCEKAINSIQKRVKSGDKKAKIQLNILKKCLFHIENTFMLRNLALTKEEKFFIRHFNFLTLKPIMYIANVSNDEFNKNYLLAAVYKFAKKENSIVIPICAIIEDAISKLDDYDRDKFINKLGILGYKKYSLNNIINSGYSLLNLQTYFTVGSKEVRAWTVPVGTTAPQAASKIHSDFKKGFIRAQIISFDDFVNYNGEIGAKKAGKMRIEGKEYLIKDGDIITFLFNV, from the coding sequence ATGAGCTTTAAATTTGGTATCGTTGGTATGCCTAACGTAGGTAAATCAACTATTTTTAATGCACTTACCAAAAGAGCAGTTGAAGTAGCAAATTTCCCATTTTGCACTATTAAAGCAAATACTGGTATGGTTAAGGTACCAGATCCTCGTATTAACCAATTAGTAAAAATTGTCAAACCACAACGAATATTACCGGCAACAATTGAATTTATAGATATTGCCGGTTTAGTGAAAGGTGCATCTACAGGTGCAGGTTTAGGAAATCAATTCTTAAATAATATTCGTGAAACTGAAGCCATTATTCATGTTATTCGTTGTTTCGATAATAATAATATAATTCATATTCATGGAAAGATAGATCCAATATCTGATATTGATACTATCAATACTGAATTAATATTATCTGATTTGGACACTTGTGAAAAAGCTATTAATAGTATTCAGAAAAGAGTGAAAAGTGGTGATAAAAAAGCTAAAATTCAATTAAATATTTTAAAAAAATGTTTATTTCATATTGAAAATACATTTATGCTTCGTAATTTAGCATTAACTAAAGAAGAAAAATTTTTTATTCGTCATTTTAATTTTTTAACTCTTAAACCTATAATGTATATAGCTAATGTTAGTAATGATGAATTTAATAAAAATTATCTTTTAGCAGCAGTATATAAATTTGCTAAAAAAGAAAATTCTATTGTTATACCAATATGCGCAATAATAGAGGATGCTATTAGTAAATTAGATGATTATGATCGTGATAAATTTATTAATAAATTAGGTATATTAGGTTATAAAAAGTATAGTTTAAATAATATAATCAATTCTGGATATAGTTTACTTAATTTACAAACTTATTTTACTGTTGGTTCTAAAGAAGTGAGAGCTTGGACAGTACCAGTAGGTACTACTGCCCCTCAGGCAGCTAGCAAAATTCATAGTGATTTTAAAAAGGGTTTTATTCGTGCACAAATAATTTCATTTGATGATTTTGTGAATTACAATGGTGAAATTGGAGCTAAAAAAGCAGGCAAAATGCGCATCGAGGGTAAAGAATATCTTATAAAAGATGGTGATATAATTACTTTTTTATTTAATGTTTAA
- the murI gene encoding glutamate racemase, protein MKFSQTLNLNLPTILIFDSGVGGLSIYRKVKKLLPNLNYIYAFDNAAFPYGKKSSEFIINRIVQYINQIEKKHKLSLVIIACNTASTVSLPILRNNFQYPIIGVVPAIKTARKLTRNGIIGLLATEATINGNYIKELIKKFAIDCKVIKIASPELVELAEQKFYGQVILKKELIRIVKPLLKLKESPDTIVLGCTHFPLLLTEFKKIFLDNINFVDSGFAIAKRVVHLINNDKNFFITKNKSIAYCTKIDIKTKKFITIMKNEGFNKLEKITN, encoded by the coding sequence ATGAAATTTTCACAAACATTAAATCTTAATTTACCGACAATTTTAATTTTTGATTCTGGAGTTGGTGGTTTATCTATTTATCGTAAAGTTAAAAAATTATTACCAAATTTAAATTATATTTATGCTTTTGATAATGCAGCTTTTCCTTATGGAAAAAAAAGCTCAGAATTTATTATTAATCGTATTGTTCAATATATAAATCAAATTGAAAAAAAACATAAATTATCATTAGTAATTATTGCTTGTAATACAGCTAGTACAGTTAGTTTACCTATTTTAAGAAATAATTTTCAATATCCAATTATAGGAGTTGTCCCAGCAATAAAAACAGCGAGAAAGTTAACACGTAATGGTATTATTGGATTATTAGCAACAGAAGCAACTATTAATGGAAATTATATTAAAGAGCTTATAAAAAAATTTGCTATAGATTGTAAAGTGATAAAGATTGCTTCTCCGGAGTTGGTTGAATTAGCAGAACAAAAATTTTATGGACAAGTAATTTTAAAAAAAGAATTAATTCGTATTGTAAAACCATTGTTAAAATTAAAAGAATCACCTGATACTATCGTACTTGGTTGTACACATTTCCCATTATTATTAACAGAATTTAAAAAAATATTTTTAGATAATATAAATTTTGTTGATTCTGGTTTTGCAATTGCTAAACGAGTTGTTCATTTAATAAATAACGATAAAAATTTTTTTATAACAAAAAACAAAAGTATTGCCTATTGTACTAAAATAGATATTAAAACTAAAAAATTTATTACTATAATGAAAAATGAAGGTTTCAATAAATTAGAAAAAATTACTAATTAA
- the pabB gene encoding aminodeoxychorismate synthase component 1, with the protein MQLKKINLPYSINTALDYFSAMVNQPWAMLLHSGNANHHYNRFDIIVADPITTLETRYNITKINSQGKIIKLTLDPFDILKNEIQHLNIMIVSDPDLPFQGGALGLWSYDLVRRIEALPEISKTELNFPDMAIGIYLWALIVDHHKKIVTLLSYQNIEKRLFWLKNQVKISTKEFQICEKWQSNMSKLEYYDKFNKIHQYLRNGDCYQINLAQRFKAKYKGDEWNAFIKLNQNNQAPFSAFIRLENNCIISLSPERFLSLHDNLIQTRPIKGSLPRLSNTREDKKQIKRLQLSIKNRAENIMIVDLLRNDIGKVAIPGTVSVPELFVVESFPAIHHLVSTIIARLHYHYKATDLLKACFPGGSITGAPKIRSMEIIEELEPNRRYIYSGSIGYISLCGTMDTNICIRTLLTEDQYLYCWSGGGIVIDSLSDDEYQETFDKLSKILSISKYN; encoded by the coding sequence ATGCAACTAAAAAAAATCAATTTACCTTATTCAATAAATACTGCTTTAGACTATTTTTCTGCTATGGTTAATCAACCATGGGCAATGTTATTACATTCAGGTAATGCAAATCATCACTATAATCGTTTTGATATTATTGTCGCTGATCCGATAACTACATTAGAAACAAGATATAATATAACTAAAATTAATAGTCAAGGTAAAATAATAAAATTAACACTAGATCCTTTTGATATATTAAAAAATGAAATTCAACATTTGAATATAATGATTGTATCAGATCCTGATTTACCTTTTCAAGGTGGTGCTTTAGGTTTATGGAGTTATGATTTAGTGCGAAGAATAGAAGCACTCCCAGAAATTTCTAAAACAGAACTAAATTTTCCTGATATGGCTATTGGCATTTATCTTTGGGCATTAATTGTTGATCATCATAAAAAAATAGTTACTTTGCTTAGTTATCAAAATATTGAAAAACGCTTATTTTGGTTAAAAAATCAAGTTAAAATATCAACTAAAGAATTCCAAATATGTGAAAAATGGCAAAGTAATATGTCTAAATTAGAATATTATGATAAATTTAATAAAATTCATCAATATTTACGTAATGGTGATTGTTATCAAATTAATTTAGCTCAACGTTTTAAAGCTAAATATAAAGGTGATGAATGGAACGCTTTTATAAAACTTAATCAAAATAATCAAGCTCCATTTTCTGCTTTTATTCGTTTAGAAAATAATTGTATAATAAGTTTATCTCCAGAACGTTTTCTTAGTCTTCATGATAATTTGATTCAAACACGTCCAATTAAAGGATCATTACCTAGATTATCCAATACTAGAGAGGATAAAAAACAAATTAAAAGATTACAATTATCCATTAAAAATCGAGCTGAAAATATAATGATAGTTGATTTATTGCGTAATGATATAGGTAAAGTAGCAATACCTGGAACAGTTAGTGTACCAGAACTATTTGTAGTTGAATCTTTTCCAGCTATTCATCATTTAGTTAGTACTATTATAGCACGATTACATTATCATTATAAAGCAACTGATTTATTAAAAGCATGTTTTCCTGGAGGTTCAATTACAGGTGCTCCTAAAATACGGTCTATGGAAATTATTGAAGAACTTGAACCTAATAGAAGATATATTTATTCTGGTTCAATAGGTTATATTAGTTTATGTGGCACCATGGATACAAATATTTGTATACGTACTTTATTAACTGAAGATCAATATCTTTATTGTTGGTCTGGTGGAGGTATTGTAATAGATAGTTTATCAGACGATGAGTATCAAGAGACTTTCGATAAATTAAGTAAGATATTATCAATATCAAAGTATAATTAA
- the lolB gene encoding lipoprotein insertase outer membrane protein LolB encodes MTLITKRFLKKNYFFYKFITIIYIFSILLTSCTFSQYLHNKKNSFEYNSLQTSNHNKLTDITKFQIRGTFTYINGNKKISAKFFCQQYTLFNYRLLIMNPLGLTELDLYLTPKIIKLIDKQGKKYISYNPKYLIYQLTNMKIPIEYLSYWLIGLPINATSFTLYKNGLLNTIKYKQNDNFLNINYIYNDYSNIIKLPYYIILVQDKLYINLKIDNWILKK; translated from the coding sequence GTGACACTAATTACTAAAAGGTTTTTGAAAAAAAACTATTTTTTTTATAAGTTTATCACTATTATTTATATCTTTTCTATCTTATTAACTTCATGTACATTTAGTCAATATTTACATAATAAAAAAAATAGTTTTGAATATAATTCACTACAGACAAGTAACCATAATAAGCTTACTGATATAACAAAATTTCAAATACGAGGTACTTTTACCTATATTAATGGTAATAAAAAAATTTCGGCTAAGTTTTTTTGTCAACAATATACATTATTTAATTATCGCTTGTTAATAATGAATCCATTAGGATTAACAGAATTAGATTTATATTTAACCCCAAAAATTATTAAGTTAATTGATAAACAAGGTAAAAAATATATAAGTTATAATCCTAAATATTTAATTTATCAATTAACAAACATGAAAATACCAATTGAATATTTGTCATATTGGTTAATTGGATTACCAATTAATGCAACATCATTTACTTTATATAAAAATGGATTGTTAAATACAATTAAATATAAGCAGAATGATAATTTTTTAAATATAAATTATATTTATAATGATTATAGTAATATAATTAAGTTACCTTACTATATTATCTTGGTACAAGATAAGCTATATATTAATTTAAAAATTGATAATTGGATTTTAAAAAAATGA
- a CDS encoding SDR family oxidoreductase translates to MGFMIGKRILITGLASKLSIAYGIAKAMHKQGAELAFSYQGNKLKYRVKEIAKKFGSKIVLPCDVTSDENISILFKDLSKIWKNFDGFIHSIAYAPATQLNGDYVNTVTRQGFQIAHDISSFSLVALAKACRNMLNPNSSIVTLTYLGSERAIPNYNIMGLAKASLEANVRYMANSMGPQGIRVNGISAGPIRTLAASGIKNFRNMLEYYKLVTPIKYTVTTENIGNWAAFLCSDLSTGVTGEIIHVDSGFNIIGITGTKSRT, encoded by the coding sequence ATGGGTTTTATGATTGGCAAACGAATTTTAATCACAGGCTTAGCTAGTAAATTATCTATTGCTTATGGAATTGCAAAAGCAATGCACAAACAAGGTGCTGAATTAGCCTTCAGTTACCAAGGAAATAAATTAAAATATCGTGTAAAAGAAATCGCAAAAAAATTTGGATCTAAGATTGTTTTACCATGTGATGTAACTTCAGATGAGAATATATCTATATTATTTAAAGATTTATCCAAAATATGGAAAAATTTTGATGGTTTTATACATTCTATCGCCTATGCACCAGCAACTCAACTTAATGGTGATTATGTTAATACTGTTACAAGACAAGGATTTCAAATAGCTCATGATATTAGTTCATTTAGCTTGGTTGCATTAGCTAAGGCTTGCCGAAATATGTTAAATCCTAATTCATCTATAGTTACCTTAACCTATTTAGGTTCTGAAAGAGCTATCCCTAATTATAATATTATGGGTTTAGCAAAAGCTTCTCTAGAAGCAAATGTTCGTTATATGGCTAATTCAATGGGACCTCAGGGAATTAGAGTTAATGGTATTTCAGCTGGACCAATAAGAACATTGGCAGCATCTGGGATTAAAAATTTCCGTAATATGTTAGAATACTACAAATTAGTGACTCCAATTAAATACACGGTAACTACTGAAAATATAGGTAATTGGGCAGCATTTCTTTGTTCTGATTTATCAACTGGGGTAACAGGTGAAATAATACATGTTGATAGTGGTTTTAATATTATTGGAATAACTGGTACAAAATCAAGAACATAA
- the mnmA gene encoding tRNA 2-thiouridine(34) synthase MnmA yields the protein MFNNKSKKVIVSMSGGVDSSVCAYLIKQKGYQVAGLFMKNWEENDNEEYCSVAIDLADAQSVCNKLNIQLYTVNFSAEYWDHVFTNFLDEYKSGRTPNPDILCNKEIKFKAFLEFSIKNLKADYIATGHYVRSKTTANGYQLLRGIDHNKDQSYFLYTLNQTQLAHSIFPIGNFKKSTVRSIATKIGLKTANKKDSTGICFIGKYKFRKFLSNYLSNQPGKIITVNGQILGEHKGLMYHTLGQRKGLGIGGIKSFNEAPWYVVDKDIENNYLIVAQDYNHSRLRSIGFIIRQMHWITLPKLHKKGNYTVKTRYRQPDIPCTIQQESKDKMIIFFNYPVAAVTPGQSAVFYQDEICLGGGVIEKLIK from the coding sequence ATGTTTAATAACAAATCTAAAAAAGTTATAGTAAGTATGTCTGGTGGGGTTGATTCATCTGTATGCGCTTATTTGATAAAACAAAAAGGTTATCAAGTTGCTGGGCTATTTATGAAGAACTGGGAAGAAAACGATAACGAAGAATATTGTTCAGTAGCTATTGATCTTGCTGATGCACAATCAGTATGTAATAAACTTAATATACAACTTTATACTGTTAATTTTTCAGCAGAGTATTGGGATCATGTTTTTACTAATTTTTTAGATGAATATAAATCTGGACGTACACCAAACCCAGATATTTTATGTAATAAAGAAATTAAATTTAAAGCATTTTTGGAATTCTCTATTAAAAATTTAAAAGCAGATTATATAGCAACAGGACATTATGTAAGAAGCAAGACTACTGCAAATGGATATCAATTATTACGTGGTATAGATCATAACAAAGATCAAAGTTATTTTCTTTATACTTTAAACCAAACTCAACTAGCACACAGTATATTCCCAATAGGCAATTTTAAAAAATCAACTGTTCGTAGTATAGCTACAAAAATTGGCTTAAAAACTGCTAATAAAAAAGATTCAACAGGGATATGTTTTATAGGCAAATATAAATTTCGTAAATTTTTAAGTAATTATCTTTCAAACCAACCAGGTAAAATTATCACAGTTAATGGTCAAATTTTAGGAGAACATAAAGGATTAATGTATCATACTTTAGGTCAACGTAAAGGATTAGGAATTGGTGGTATAAAATCATTTAACGAAGCTCCATGGTATGTAGTAGATAAAGATATTGAAAACAATTACTTAATTGTGGCACAAGACTACAATCATTCAAGATTAAGGTCTATAGGATTTATTATACGACAAATGCATTGGATTACTCTTCCAAAACTACATAAAAAAGGTAATTATACAGTAAAAACACGTTATCGTCAACCAGATATCCCATGCACAATTCAACAAGAAAGTAAAGATAAAATGATTATATTCTTTAATTATCCTGTTGCTGCAGTTACACCTGGTCAATCTGCAGTCTTTTATCAAGATGAAATTTGTTTAGGTGGTGGTGTTATTGAAAAACTTATTAAATAA
- the fabR gene encoding HTH-type transcriptional repressor FabR — MTGIRAKQKEKTRRSLIKAAFSQLSADRSFTSLSLREVAREAGIAPTSFYRHFRDVDELGLTMVDESGLMLRQLMHKARQRIAKGGSVIRTSIATFMEFIDHNPNIFRLLLRERSGTSAEFRAAVAREIQHFITELSDYLQKESNRPRYFTEIQAEAMVTIVFSAGAEALDINQEKRQLLEERLVLQLRMIARGAYYWYRKEQDKL, encoded by the coding sequence ATTACAGGAATTAGAGCAAAACAGAAAGAAAAAACACGTCGTTCTTTAATAAAAGCAGCTTTTAGTCAATTAAGCGCTGATCGTAGTTTTACTAGTCTTAGTTTACGTGAGGTAGCTAGGGAAGCAGGTATTGCCCCAACTTCATTTTATAGACATTTCCGTGATGTTGATGAATTAGGATTAACTATGGTTGATGAAAGTGGTCTTATGCTCCGTCAATTAATGCATAAAGCTAGACAGCGTATTGCAAAAGGAGGTAGTGTTATTAGAACATCAATTGCTACTTTTATGGAGTTTATTGATCATAATCCAAATATTTTTCGATTATTATTACGGGAACGTTCAGGTACATCTGCTGAGTTTAGAGCGGCAGTTGCTAGAGAAATACAGCATTTTATTACTGAATTATCAGATTATTTACAAAAAGAAAGTAATCGTCCTAGGTATTTTACTGAAATACAAGCAGAAGCTATGGTTACCATAGTATTTAGTGCTGGTGCAGAAGCATTAGATATAAATCAAGAAAAACGTCAACTTTTAGAAGAAAGATTAGTTTTGCAACTTAGAATGATTGCTAGAGGGGCTTATTATTGGTATCGTAAAGAACAAGATAAATTGTAA
- the ispE gene encoding 4-(cytidine 5'-diphospho)-2-C-methyl-D-erythritol kinase, which produces MILTWPSPAKINLFLYITGIRTDGYHQLQTLFQFLNYGDSITIEPREDNQIKLMTSFINLPTENNLIIKAAFLFKRYCMEINSTDKYQGVNIYVDKRLPFGSGLGGGSSNAATMLIALNYYWKMNINDDTLAKLALNLGSDIPVFVKGHAAFAQGIGEQLINVNPVEKWYLVANPKINIITKKIFSDSKFKRHSIKRSLNTLLKAPYKNDCELIVRKRFPKVENIFLWLSEYASTRLTGTGSCVFAEFTNKSCALKVLNKAPEWMDCFVAKGINKSPLHKFRDDISRY; this is translated from the coding sequence ATGATATTAACTTGGCCATCTCCAGCAAAAATTAATTTATTTTTATATATTACAGGTATTAGAACTGATGGTTATCATCAATTACAAACTTTATTTCAGTTTCTTAATTATGGCGATTCAATCACAATTGAACCGCGTGAAGATAATCAAATTAAACTAATGACATCTTTTATTAATTTACCAACAGAAAATAATCTTATTATTAAAGCAGCATTTTTATTTAAACGATATTGTATGGAAATTAATTCTACTGATAAATATCAAGGTGTTAATATTTATGTTGATAAGAGATTACCATTTGGTAGTGGTTTGGGTGGCGGTTCTTCTAACGCAGCAACTATGTTGATTGCTTTAAATTATTATTGGAAAATGAATATTAATGATGATACATTAGCTAAGCTTGCATTAAATTTAGGATCTGATATCCCAGTATTTGTAAAAGGTCATGCTGCTTTTGCACAAGGTATTGGTGAACAACTAATTAATGTGAATCCAGTAGAAAAATGGTATTTAGTTGCTAATCCTAAAATTAATATTATTACTAAAAAGATCTTTTCTGATTCAAAATTTAAAAGACATTCAATAAAACGTTCATTAAATACTTTGTTAAAAGCACCATATAAAAATGATTGTGAATTAATTGTAAGAAAACGCTTTCCTAAAGTTGAAAATATTTTTTTATGGTTATCAGAATATGCTTCAACACGCCTTACAGGCACTGGTAGTTGTGTATTTGCTGAATTTACAAATAAATCTTGTGCCCTTAAAGTATTAAATAAAGCACCAGAATGGATGGATTGTTTTGTTGCTAAAGGTATTAATAAATCCCCGTTGCATAAATTTAGAGATGATATTTCTAGATATTAA
- the pth gene encoding aminoacyl-tRNA hydrolase, with the protein MDSKIKLIVGLANPGHNYEFSRHNVGSWYVKLLAKQYNQFLKEEKIFFGYTTTIFLADEYVRLLIPKTYINFSGTSILALINFYDIKPTEILIAHDELDLIPGIAKIKFGGSNNGHNGLKDIQAKLNGNSNFYRLRIGIGHPGDKKKVINFVLNKPSVHEQKLIYNSIHEAINCTPILINKGIKKAINRLHAFKGFN; encoded by the coding sequence ATGGATAGTAAAATAAAATTAATTGTTGGATTAGCAAATCCAGGTCACAATTATGAATTTAGTAGGCATAATGTAGGTTCATGGTATGTGAAATTATTAGCAAAACAATATAATCAATTTCTAAAAGAGGAAAAAATTTTTTTTGGGTATACTACTACAATATTTTTAGCAGACGAGTATGTTCGCTTATTGATACCTAAAACATATATAAATTTTAGTGGTACTTCAATATTAGCATTAATTAATTTTTATGATATAAAACCTACAGAAATTCTTATTGCCCATGATGAATTAGATTTGATACCAGGGATAGCTAAAATAAAATTTGGTGGTAGTAATAATGGACATAATGGTCTTAAAGATATTCAAGCTAAACTTAATGGTAATTCTAATTTTTATCGTTTGCGTATTGGTATTGGTCATCCAGGTGATAAAAAGAAAGTTATTAACTTTGTGTTAAATAAACCATCTGTACATGAACAAAAATTAATTTATAATAGTATTCATGAAGCAATAAATTGCACCCCGATTTTAATTAATAAAGGGATTAAGAAAGCGATTAATAGATTACATGCCTTTAAGGGATTTAATTGA
- a CDS encoding ribose-phosphate pyrophosphokinase, with the protein MPDMKLFNGNAIPELAQRIANRLYTKLGDADVSRFSDGEINVQINENVRGGDVFIIQSTCAPTNDNLMELFVMVDALCRASAGRITAVIPYFGYARQDRRVRSARVPITAKVVADFFSSVGVDRVLTVDLHAEQIQGFFDVPVDNVFGSPILLEDMLSKNLENPIVVSPDIGGVVRARAIAKLLNDTDMAIIDKRRPRANISQVMHIIGDVANRDCVLIDDIIDTAGTLCKAASALKECGAKRVFAYATHPIFSGNAVSNIKDSVIDEVIVCDTIPLSIAIKRLNKVRSLTLSGMLAEAIRRISNEESISAMFEH; encoded by the coding sequence GTGCCTGATATGAAACTTTTTAATGGTAACGCTATACCAGAATTAGCTCAACGTATTGCTAATCGTTTATACACTAAACTTGGAGATGCAGATGTTAGTCGTTTTAGTGATGGTGAGATTAATGTTCAAATTAATGAAAATGTCCGAGGTGGAGATGTTTTTATAATACAATCTACTTGTGCTCCAACAAACGATAATTTAATGGAGCTTTTTGTGATGGTTGATGCATTATGTCGTGCATCAGCTGGCAGAATTACTGCTGTAATTCCTTATTTTGGTTATGCACGTCAAGATCGTCGTGTACGATCAGCTCGTGTGCCTATTACCGCTAAGGTAGTAGCAGATTTCTTTTCCAGTGTAGGTGTTGATCGTGTATTAACTGTAGATCTACATGCTGAGCAAATACAAGGTTTTTTTGATGTTCCTGTTGATAATGTTTTTGGAAGTCCAATTCTATTGGAAGATATGTTATCTAAAAATTTAGAAAATCCTATTGTAGTTTCTCCTGATATTGGTGGTGTAGTACGAGCTCGTGCTATTGCTAAATTATTAAATGATACTGATATGGCTATTATTGATAAACGTCGTCCTAGAGCAAATATTTCACAAGTTATGCATATTATTGGTGATGTTGCTAATAGAGATTGTGTACTAATTGATGATATAATCGATACAGCTGGTACTTTATGTAAAGCTGCTTCTGCATTAAAGGAGTGTGGTGCTAAAAGAGTATTTGCTTATGCTACTCATCCTATATTTTCTGGTAATGCTGTATCTAATATTAAAGATTCAGTAATTGATGAGGTTATTGTTTGCGATACCATTCCTTTATCTATAGCAATAAAAAGGCTTAATAAAGTACGATCTTTAACATTATCAGGCATGTTGGCTGAAGCAATTCGTAGAATTAGTAATGAAGAATCCATTTCAGCTATGTTTGAACATTAA